The following are from one region of the Pectobacterium actinidiae genome:
- a CDS encoding methionine ABC transporter permease, translated as MKVDWTTFWQTLLVATGETLAMVLVTLLFASVLGIGLGLLLFLSRAGGLFENRVLFVLLNLLINIVRPVPFIIFLVAVSPMTRMVVGTTIGITAAIFPMILVAACAIARVVENNLMSVDPGMIEAARALGATPLQIITGVLIREALGPLIMGLTFITVALVDFSAVAGMVGGGGLGNLAMTYGYNRFNTSVMVGTVVILIVLVQLAQHAGNYFSRRIMRR; from the coding sequence ATGAAGGTTGATTGGACGACATTCTGGCAGACGCTGCTGGTTGCCACAGGTGAAACGCTGGCAATGGTGCTGGTGACGCTGCTGTTTGCCAGCGTGCTGGGCATTGGCCTGGGCCTGCTGTTATTTCTAAGTCGCGCAGGTGGCTTGTTTGAGAATCGCGTGCTGTTTGTGTTGCTGAATCTGCTGATCAACATCGTGCGCCCCGTTCCCTTCATTATTTTTCTGGTCGCGGTCAGCCCGATGACGCGCATGGTTGTGGGCACCACCATCGGTATTACCGCCGCCATTTTCCCCATGATTCTGGTTGCCGCCTGTGCGATTGCGAGAGTGGTGGAAAACAACCTGATGTCGGTCGATCCCGGCATGATTGAAGCCGCCCGCGCATTGGGAGCCACGCCTTTGCAAATCATTACCGGCGTGCTGATTCGGGAAGCTCTGGGCCCGCTGATTATGGGGCTGACATTTATTACCGTGGCGTTGGTCGATTTCTCCGCTGTTGCCGGAATGGTTGGCGGCGGCGGATTGGGAAATCTGGCGATGACCTACGGCTACAACCGGTTTAACACCTCCGTCATGGTGGGCACTGTGGTCATTCTGATTGTGTTGGTTCAACTGGCACAGCATGCGGGCAACTATTTCTCTCGTCGCATCATGCGGCGCTAG
- a CDS encoding methionine ABC transporter ATP-binding protein, with amino-acid sequence MISFEHVSKSFTTQGKTLYAVKDVTLDIDKGEIFGIIGFSGAGKSTLLRLVNLLEQPTEGKVTVNQQDITALSAEGLRQLRRRIGMVFQTFNLFQSRTVAGNVAWPLRLARMDRQQIQQRVDEVLRFVGLEDKKDHYPEQLSGGQKQRVGIARALVSSPDILICDEATSALDPETTEDILQLLESINRQYNITILLITHEMNVIRRICHRVAVMEQGRVIEQGRVVDIFTRPEHKTTRNFVRSIFNDRLPPRLLQTLQSRHSGALYQLIFHDGSTSVPLLSQTARLHPLIDYNIIYGNISELQGALFGSLIVEFIGPPDSIAAALETLAQTVEVREVSDEG; translated from the coding sequence TTGATCAGTTTTGAGCATGTTAGTAAATCGTTTACGACACAGGGTAAAACGCTTTATGCGGTGAAAGATGTCACGCTGGATATCGATAAAGGGGAGATATTCGGCATCATCGGGTTCAGCGGGGCGGGGAAAAGCACGCTGTTGCGTCTGGTTAATTTGCTGGAACAGCCAACGGAAGGAAAAGTGACGGTTAACCAGCAGGATATTACCGCGCTTTCCGCAGAAGGGCTGCGCCAACTTCGGCGGCGCATTGGCATGGTCTTTCAAACGTTCAATTTATTTCAGTCACGAACGGTGGCGGGAAATGTTGCCTGGCCGCTGCGTTTGGCTCGAATGGATCGCCAGCAGATACAGCAACGTGTTGATGAAGTGCTGCGCTTTGTCGGTCTGGAAGATAAGAAGGATCACTATCCCGAACAGCTTTCCGGAGGGCAAAAGCAGCGCGTTGGCATTGCCAGAGCGCTGGTCAGTTCACCGGATATCCTGATTTGCGACGAGGCGACCTCGGCGCTGGATCCCGAAACCACGGAGGATATTCTTCAACTGCTGGAGAGTATCAATCGGCAATATAACATCACCATCTTGTTGATTACGCATGAGATGAATGTGATCCGTCGCATTTGCCATCGGGTTGCGGTCATGGAACAAGGCCGCGTCATCGAACAGGGCCGCGTGGTCGATATTTTCACTCGCCCCGAGCATAAAACCACGCGCAACTTTGTGCGTTCTATTTTTAACGATCGTCTTCCTCCCCGGTTATTACAAACGCTGCAATCCCGTCATTCTGGCGCGTTATACCAGCTCATTTTTCACGACGGTTCAACCAGCGTGCCGTTGCTGTCACAGACGGCACGCCTGCACCCGCTTATCGATTACAACATTATCTACGGCAACATCAGCGAGTTGCAGGGGGCACTGTTCGGTAGCCTTATTGTGGAATTTATTGGCCCACCGGACAGCATTGCTGCCGCGCTGGAAACGCTGGCGCAAACGGTAGAAGTCAGGGAGGTGAGCGATGAAGGTTGA
- a CDS encoding YfcZ/YiiS family protein yields the protein MTNVINKCSAEETAACCCVDVGTIMDNTDCTASYSKVFGDRSEAEVVLAALTEKARAVESDPCDITSTLEEVDGGVKLDIDFTFSCQAETMIFQLGLR from the coding sequence ATGACGAACGTAATCAACAAATGCAGTGCTGAAGAAACCGCAGCCTGCTGCTGTGTCGATGTCGGCACAATCATGGATAACACGGATTGCACGGCGTCTTACAGCAAGGTTTTCGGCGATCGTTCTGAGGCGGAAGTGGTACTGGCGGCGCTGACGGAAAAAGCCCGTGCGGTAGAGTCTGACCCTTGCGACATCACCAGCACGCTGGAAGAGGTAGACGGCGGCGTGAAACTGGATATTGATTTCACATTCAGTTGCCAGGCCGAAACGATGATTTTCCAGCTCGGCCTGCGTTAA
- the fadL gene encoding long-chain fatty acid transporter FadL, with translation MNQKNLFKQSTIAVAVALFSANVSAAGFQLNEYSSSGLGRAFSGEGAVADNATSGSRNPATMTMFDRPSFSGGVTYINPDIDVQGKNSLTGQDTSAKNIAPHAWVPNLHFIMPLNEQWAVGASATTNYGLATEFNDNYAAGSIGGQTDLLTSNLNLSAAYRLNQHFSFGLGVNAVYADAKIVRRAGELANVPVAAGGLQGVVAGPSSEVARLEGKEWGYGWNAGILYEVDENNRFGLTYRSKVDIDFNGDYSNNLPTVAGGTGGATIPGKLTLNLPEMWEASAYHRVAPKWAVHYSLTYTSWSHFQELKATGNSGNTLFQKEENFRDAYRIALGTTYYHDDNWTFRSGIAFDDSPVPADKRSISIPDQDRFWLSAGTTYAFNKDASVDVGVSYMHGKQVDISEPISDRAGSPSYTFSSKGKAWLYGVNFNYAF, from the coding sequence ATGAACCAGAAAAACCTGTTCAAACAATCCACAATTGCTGTTGCGGTGGCCCTGTTTTCAGCAAATGTGTCCGCAGCTGGTTTCCAGCTAAATGAATACTCATCATCGGGTCTGGGACGCGCGTTTTCTGGTGAAGGTGCCGTAGCCGACAATGCGACCTCAGGTAGTCGTAACCCGGCGACCATGACCATGTTTGACCGCCCGTCCTTCTCCGGTGGTGTCACCTATATCAACCCGGATATCGATGTTCAGGGAAAAAACTCCCTGACAGGACAAGACACCAGCGCAAAAAACATTGCACCGCACGCTTGGGTTCCGAACTTGCACTTCATCATGCCGCTTAATGAGCAATGGGCAGTTGGTGCTTCCGCTACCACCAATTATGGTTTGGCAACGGAATTCAATGATAACTATGCCGCAGGTTCTATTGGTGGGCAGACCGATCTGCTGACATCAAACCTGAACCTGAGCGCGGCCTATCGTCTGAACCAACATTTCAGCTTCGGGCTGGGAGTCAATGCTGTCTACGCTGATGCCAAGATTGTTCGTCGTGCGGGTGAACTGGCCAATGTTCCTGTCGCCGCTGGCGGATTACAGGGTGTGGTTGCAGGCCCGTCTTCAGAAGTCGCTCGTTTGGAAGGCAAAGAATGGGGTTACGGCTGGAACGCCGGCATCCTGTATGAAGTCGATGAAAATAACCGCTTTGGCCTGACGTATCGTTCCAAAGTCGATATCGACTTTAACGGTGATTACAGCAACAATCTCCCAACAGTCGCTGGTGGTACTGGTGGCGCAACGATCCCTGGCAAGCTGACGCTGAATCTGCCGGAAATGTGGGAAGCCTCTGCTTACCACCGTGTCGCACCGAAATGGGCAGTGCATTATAGTCTGACCTATACCAGTTGGAGCCACTTCCAGGAGCTGAAAGCGACTGGAAACAGTGGTAACACGCTGTTCCAGAAAGAAGAAAACTTCCGTGATGCTTACCGTATCGCACTCGGTACCACCTACTATCACGATGATAACTGGACGTTCCGTAGCGGTATCGCGTTTGATGACAGCCCCGTACCGGCTGACAAACGTTCTATCTCCATCCCGGATCAGGATCGTTTCTGGTTGAGCGCAGGCACCACCTATGCGTTTAACAAAGACGCGTCTGTTGATGTTGGTGTGTCTTACATGCACGGTAAACAAGTTGATATCAGCGAGCCTATCTCTGATAGAGCGGGTTCTCCAAGTTACACCTTTAGTTCCAAAGGGAAAGCCTGGCTGTACGGCGTGAACTTTAACTACGCGTTCTAA
- the mqo gene encoding malate dehydrogenase (quinone), which produces MKKLLAMFFCLSVVVNAPLAMAEEAKTTEKTTDVVLIGGGIMSSTLGVYLQELQPDWSIDMVERMDNVAEESSNGWNNAGTGHSAFMELNYTPDNPDGPINISKALEITEAFEISRQFWSYQVKNGVLNNPHSFINSVPHISFVWGDENTAFLKHRYDAMQHSTLYRGMEFSDDPNTIKEWAPLVMEGRDPAQKIAATRMPIGTDVNYGEITRQLVGAMKTKSNFALHLNSEVRDIKRNADNTWSVTYADLKNGDKESVIKAKFVFIGAGGAALPLLQKSGIPEADLYGGFPVGGEFLVTENPEIVKRHMAKVYGKASVGAPPMSVPHLDTRIFDGKPVLLFGPFATFSSKFLKNGSLWDLIGSVTFSNVMPMTHVGLDNFDLVKYLVSQVMMDDDDRFAALQEYFPNAKKEDWRLTIAGQRVQVIKKDADKGGVLKLGTEIVSSQDGSIAALLGASPGASTAAPIMLSLLEKVFKDKVATPEWQSKLKEIVPSYGQKLDGNIEMTNKIRSYTSSTLGLDYIEVKPE; this is translated from the coding sequence ATGAAAAAACTACTTGCTATGTTCTTCTGCCTGAGCGTGGTGGTTAACGCCCCACTGGCGATGGCTGAAGAGGCGAAAACGACAGAGAAGACAACGGATGTGGTACTGATCGGCGGGGGGATTATGAGCTCTACGCTGGGCGTGTATTTACAGGAGCTGCAACCAGACTGGTCTATCGACATGGTTGAGCGGATGGATAACGTGGCGGAAGAGAGCTCTAACGGCTGGAATAATGCCGGTACGGGTCACTCTGCTTTCATGGAACTCAACTACACGCCGGATAATCCCGACGGCCCAATCAATATTAGTAAAGCGCTGGAAATTACCGAAGCTTTTGAAATCTCGCGCCAGTTTTGGTCCTATCAGGTGAAAAACGGCGTGCTGAATAATCCGCACTCCTTCATTAATAGCGTGCCGCACATCAGCTTTGTCTGGGGTGACGAGAACACGGCTTTCCTGAAGCACCGCTATGATGCGATGCAACACAGCACGCTGTACCGTGGTATGGAGTTCTCTGACGATCCCAATACGATCAAAGAGTGGGCTCCGTTGGTGATGGAAGGTCGCGATCCGGCTCAGAAGATTGCGGCGACCCGTATGCCTATCGGTACTGACGTGAACTATGGTGAAATCACGCGTCAGTTGGTTGGTGCAATGAAAACCAAATCCAACTTTGCGCTGCACCTGAATTCAGAAGTCCGTGATATCAAACGTAATGCGGATAACACCTGGAGCGTGACTTACGCCGATCTGAAGAACGGTGACAAAGAAAGCGTGATTAAGGCGAAGTTCGTCTTTATCGGTGCAGGTGGGGCAGCGCTGCCGCTGTTGCAGAAATCTGGCATTCCTGAAGCCGATCTGTACGGTGGCTTCCCGGTTGGTGGCGAGTTCCTGGTGACAGAAAACCCGGAAATCGTGAAGCGCCACATGGCAAAAGTGTACGGTAAAGCTTCCGTCGGTGCGCCACCGATGTCCGTTCCTCATCTGGACACCCGTATTTTTGACGGTAAGCCAGTCCTGCTGTTCGGACCGTTTGCTACCTTCTCCAGCAAGTTCCTGAAAAATGGTTCGCTGTGGGATCTGATCGGTTCCGTGACCTTCTCCAACGTGATGCCGATGACACACGTCGGTCTGGATAACTTCGACCTGGTGAAATATCTGGTTAGTCAGGTCATGATGGATGACGACGATCGTTTCGCCGCGTTGCAGGAATACTTCCCGAACGCGAAGAAAGAAGACTGGAGACTGACGATTGCTGGCCAGCGTGTTCAGGTTATCAAGAAAGATGCTGATAAAGGCGGCGTGCTGAAGCTGGGGACGGAGATTGTCAGTTCACAAGATGGCTCGATTGCGGCCCTGCTGGGTGCCTCTCCGGGCGCGTCTACCGCAGCACCGATTATGCTGAGCCTGCTGGAAAAAGTGTTTAAAGATAAAGTGGCGACGCCGGAATGGCAGAGCAAGCTGAAAGAAATTGTTCCTTCTTATGGTCAGAAGCTGGACGGGAACATTGAAATGACCAATAAAATCCGCAGCTACACCAGCAGCACGCTGGGTCTGGATTATATTGAGGTTAAGCCTGAGTAA
- the mlaA gene encoding phospholipid-binding lipoprotein MlaA: MNYRLSGVVFASVLLLGCASSGDRAQEGRSDPLEGFNRTMFSFNYDVLDPYLVRPAAVAWRDYVPTPARNGLGNFFSNLEEPATMVNYFVEGKPYKAMVHFNRFFLNTLLGMGGLIDVASMANPKLAKEESRRFGSTLGNYGVGYGPYVVVPGYGSVTPREDGGGVVDTLYPMLSYLTFWMSAGKWVIEGIETRAQLLDSDGLLSNSSDPYLMVREAYFQRHDFLASDGQITPQKNPNAAAIEDSLDEIDSAK; this comes from the coding sequence ATGAATTACCGCCTGAGTGGGGTGGTGTTTGCCAGCGTGTTACTGCTCGGCTGCGCCAGTTCCGGGGATCGAGCTCAAGAAGGACGTTCTGATCCGCTTGAAGGCTTTAACCGTACCATGTTCAGCTTTAACTATGACGTTCTGGATCCTTATCTGGTTCGTCCTGCGGCTGTGGCCTGGCGTGATTATGTGCCGACACCCGCACGTAATGGGCTGGGAAACTTTTTCAGTAACCTGGAAGAGCCTGCGACGATGGTGAACTACTTCGTTGAAGGCAAGCCGTACAAAGCGATGGTTCACTTTAACCGTTTCTTCCTGAATACCTTGCTCGGCATGGGCGGTCTGATTGACGTGGCCTCAATGGCAAATCCTAAGCTGGCGAAAGAAGAGTCTCGTCGCTTTGGTAGCACGCTGGGTAATTATGGCGTGGGATACGGGCCTTATGTGGTGGTGCCTGGCTACGGCAGTGTGACACCTCGTGAAGACGGCGGTGGTGTGGTGGATACGCTGTATCCGATGCTGAGCTATCTGACGTTCTGGATGTCGGCGGGCAAGTGGGTTATCGAAGGAATAGAAACGCGGGCACAGCTGTTGGATTCCGACGGGTTGCTAAGTAACTCTTCCGATCCTTACCTGATGGTGCGTGAGGCCTACTTCCAGCGGCATGATTTCCTTGCCAGCGATGGGCAAATCACGCCACAGAAGAACCCCAATGCTGCGGCCATTGAAGACTCGCTCGATGAGATCGATTCAGCAAAATAG
- a CDS encoding formate/nitrite transporter family protein encodes MNPPSKSRQIQQEKEKDVAVESEESTQGKTIDVDEDHLPSPAAAIHEEIRQEGQKELERDAIALLWSAIAAGISMGTSFMAVGMLHNPLVGVPGGFLLECFGYTIGFVIVIMARQQLFTENTVTAVLPIMHRPTRSNFYLLGRLWFVVLAGNLIGTALAALAFTYMPVFDGETREALVDIAMKVMKHSPTEMFANAVVSGWIIATMVWMLPRAYSAKLWIIIIMTWMIAFSNLTHIVAGASEIFYLVFIGHIPWQDFIWPFALPTLVGNIIGGTFIFALISHAQIRNDMSSSSHGKRQKQRESEETEHRQKR; translated from the coding sequence ATGAATCCACCTTCAAAATCCAGACAAATCCAGCAAGAGAAAGAAAAGGATGTTGCGGTAGAAAGTGAGGAAAGCACACAAGGAAAAACGATCGATGTAGACGAGGATCACTTGCCTTCCCCCGCCGCCGCGATCCATGAAGAGATTCGTCAGGAAGGACAAAAGGAGCTGGAACGCGATGCAATCGCATTATTGTGGTCGGCGATTGCGGCAGGGATCTCCATGGGAACCTCATTCATGGCGGTCGGCATGCTCCACAACCCTCTGGTTGGCGTACCCGGCGGCTTTCTGCTGGAGTGCTTCGGTTACACCATCGGCTTTGTGATTGTCATCATGGCACGCCAGCAGTTGTTCACCGAAAACACGGTCACAGCGGTGCTTCCCATCATGCATAGGCCCACGCGGAGTAATTTCTACCTGCTTGGCCGATTATGGTTCGTCGTGCTGGCTGGCAACCTGATTGGCACAGCTCTGGCCGCCCTCGCCTTTACCTACATGCCGGTTTTTGATGGCGAAACGCGGGAGGCTTTGGTCGACATCGCGATGAAGGTCATGAAGCACTCGCCAACAGAGATGTTTGCCAATGCCGTTGTCTCCGGTTGGATTATTGCCACGATGGTTTGGATGCTGCCCCGCGCCTACTCCGCCAAACTGTGGATTATCATCATCATGACCTGGATGATTGCTTTCAGTAACCTCACCCACATCGTGGCCGGCGCCTCAGAGATTTTCTATCTGGTGTTCATTGGTCACATCCCTTGGCAGGACTTCATTTGGCCGTTTGCTCTGCCCACATTGGTGGGGAATATCATCGGCGGCACCTTTATTTTCGCACTCATCAGCCATGCGCAAATTCGCAACGACATGAGCAGTTCATCTCACGGAAAACGCCAAAAGCAGCGTGAAAGCGAGGAAACAGAACACCGACAGAAACGCTGA
- a CDS encoding IS630 family transposase — protein sequence MKIFINDEQKTELEHLRDTTRDGRVRDRIKAVLLASEGWTSAMIAQALRLHETTVNLHINDYVNTRKLKPENGESASRLSVERTAHLISHLSLHLFHHTRDIVAYVEQRCAIRFSIPSMNKWLHRQGFTYKKPAGVPHKFSEEKQKQFIEYYENLKRTASNEPILFIDAVHPTQATKLSYGCIRKGHKKSVKTTGSRTCLNILGALNLSDIGGTVIHDYKTINDYTIALFFIEIRKRYPDYRQKIHVILDSAGYHRTQLIKDWALVVNIELHYLPPYSPNLNAIERLWKVMNEHARNNRYFENTRDFRDAIFNFFSTTLPEIADSLTSRIHDRFQVLKPAS from the coding sequence ATTAAGATATTTATTAACGACGAACAGAAAACCGAACTTGAGCACCTTCGTGACACCACTCGTGATGGTCGTGTTCGTGACCGCATTAAAGCCGTTCTTCTTGCCTCTGAAGGTTGGACTTCTGCGATGATTGCACAGGCTCTGCGCCTGCATGAAACGACAGTAAACCTGCATATCAACGATTACGTCAACACCCGCAAACTCAAGCCTGAAAATGGTGAATCTGCAAGTCGGCTGAGTGTTGAACGAACTGCTCATTTAATCAGTCATTTATCTCTACATCTGTTCCATCATACTCGCGATATCGTGGCGTATGTCGAGCAGCGCTGTGCTATCCGGTTCAGTATCCCCAGCATGAACAAGTGGCTGCACCGTCAGGGCTTCACTTACAAAAAACCGGCGGGCGTACCCCATAAATTCAGTGAAGAAAAACAGAAGCAGTTCATTGAATATTATGAGAATTTAAAGAGAACGGCGAGCAATGAGCCGATTTTGTTTATCGATGCGGTTCATCCGACACAAGCCACAAAGCTCAGTTATGGATGCATACGGAAAGGGCATAAAAAGTCAGTTAAAACAACGGGAAGCCGAACCTGTCTGAATATACTGGGCGCGCTGAATCTGAGCGATATCGGCGGTACGGTCATTCACGATTACAAAACGATTAATGACTACACTATTGCTCTGTTTTTCATTGAGATACGTAAACGTTACCCTGATTATCGGCAGAAAATCCATGTGATACTGGATAGTGCGGGTTATCACCGAACCCAATTGATTAAAGATTGGGCTTTAGTCGTGAATATAGAGCTTCACTATTTGCCGCCTTACAGTCCGAACCTGAACGCCATAGAGCGTCTATGGAAAGTGATGAACGAGCATGCGAGAAATAATCGCTATTTTGAAAATACCCGCGACTTTCGGGATGCGATATTCAATTTTTTCTCAACCACGCTGCCAGAAATAGCGGACTCACTGACATCAAGAATTCACGACCGCTTTCAGGTACTCAAACCTGCATCTTGA
- a CDS encoding lysozyme inhibitor LprI family protein, translated as MELKMIKIIIKTLLLTILLSHYVNANNLVCRSPLVIQSLIKEDQEKAQPIRERVSLETIKKIEFEYDIIITKLKTKNNLSCFGKAKIKIPSDVVDFLKYYPIMENGDSKAKSIYLLNIPPHKKGDEYIVLDRIYYNVHIADNQQETNIMYPHDESVSHTLYGLAWLQENAARLEDQSPRFKYNKAIVEFREANSALNTYWSNLPDYIKGQLKEDARQWIKTKNKQCGAIETIASQNRSLEDQATIYTCQQQMTKERLTQLGLTENKDKK; from the coding sequence ATGGAATTGAAAATGATAAAAATCATAATAAAAACGCTATTATTGACAATACTTCTATCACACTATGTCAATGCAAATAATCTTGTATGTCGTAGTCCTCTCGTCATTCAGTCGTTAATCAAAGAAGATCAAGAGAAAGCACAACCCATCAGAGAACGTGTATCTTTAGAGACAATTAAAAAAATTGAATTTGAATATGACATCATTATCACAAAACTTAAAACAAAAAATAACCTAAGCTGTTTTGGCAAAGCCAAGATAAAAATCCCATCCGATGTAGTAGATTTTTTAAAATACTATCCTATTATGGAAAATGGAGACTCTAAAGCAAAAAGCATTTATCTTCTCAATATCCCCCCACACAAAAAGGGCGATGAATACATCGTATTAGACCGTATTTATTATAATGTTCATATTGCTGATAATCAGCAAGAAACCAATATTATGTATCCACATGATGAGTCAGTCTCGCACACACTTTATGGGCTGGCCTGGTTACAAGAAAATGCAGCAAGGTTGGAAGATCAATCGCCACGTTTTAAATATAATAAAGCCATTGTCGAATTCAGGGAGGCTAATAGTGCGTTAAATACTTACTGGAGCAACCTGCCAGACTATATTAAAGGGCAACTGAAAGAGGATGCGCGACAGTGGATAAAAACCAAAAATAAACAATGTGGCGCAATAGAAACCATCGCAAGTCAAAATCGTTCTCTGGAAGATCAGGCAACAATTTATACCTGCCAACAGCAGATGACCAAGGAAAGGCTGACACAGCTTGGATTGACTGAAAACAAGGACAAGAAATGA
- a CDS encoding Lrp/AsnC family transcriptional regulator, whose product MKINKDDIKPKVIPTRDIDAIDRRLLRELVEDATLSYAELGEKVALSAPAAHERVKRLRRDGVIRKTAALLDPVAIKKNLLAFVHVDTSGWGVSSELMEITRNSDVEEVHSVAGDTAMILKIRTEDAQSLEKLLFQLYAVPGVSSTRSYIVLSTYLERPVQPSDS is encoded by the coding sequence ATGAAAATAAATAAAGATGACATTAAGCCAAAAGTCATTCCTACACGGGATATTGATGCCATTGACCGAAGATTATTAAGGGAACTGGTTGAAGATGCCACGTTGAGCTATGCCGAACTGGGGGAAAAAGTTGCGCTTTCGGCTCCTGCCGCGCATGAACGGGTGAAACGGCTTCGGCGCGACGGCGTGATACGGAAAACGGCCGCGTTGCTCGATCCTGTCGCGATAAAAAAGAATCTTCTGGCATTTGTGCACGTTGACACCAGTGGCTGGGGCGTTTCATCCGAACTGATGGAGATAACGCGTAATTCTGATGTTGAAGAAGTACATTCTGTTGCTGGCGATACGGCTATGATCCTCAAGATCCGCACAGAAGACGCGCAGTCGCTCGAAAAGCTCCTGTTCCAGCTTTACGCCGTGCCGGGCGTTAGTTCAACGCGCTCGTATATTGTTCTGTCTACCTATCTTGAGCGTCCTGTACAACCAAGCGATAGTTGA
- a CDS encoding MFS transporter: MSQHQHAELHPHSRALRVPGAAYVLTFCIGVIGSNSLLMGPIAPEIALSFKSIAQSVMLASAAFGLGTALSALFLARYIDRFGAVRMLKNAMTLLVIALLSSAIASSVEWLIASQLVAGIASGVAIPAIYTTAAAIAPKGLENKTTGVVLTGWTLSLVAGVSLASILAEQFHWRVVYLGIGALAVLAIVILSRLSNQDENITRASSSPLAALSVPGVKSLLAACGGFMTAFYGAYGYLGDYLYSELHQPLSANGLIALCYGIGFGSAAFLDSMISKVNPKVAMPSSFLTVATVYLIFALSGNSLPVICILMLFLGTANHLCVNLLITGLNTTDTSKRGAIMGLNSAVTYLAVFIGNTLFGALYLHWGYTTVLYAAVGFVVMSILFTVQIRTTRKR; the protein is encoded by the coding sequence ATGTCACAACATCAACATGCTGAATTGCATCCCCATTCACGCGCGCTTCGTGTTCCTGGCGCGGCTTATGTCTTGACGTTCTGTATCGGCGTGATTGGATCCAATTCGCTACTCATGGGTCCCATCGCTCCCGAGATAGCACTATCGTTCAAGAGCATCGCCCAGTCAGTGATGCTGGCGTCGGCCGCGTTTGGTCTGGGAACCGCGCTAAGCGCCCTGTTTTTAGCGCGATACATCGATCGATTTGGCGCTGTTAGGATGTTGAAGAACGCCATGACCCTGCTGGTCATTGCCTTACTTTCCAGCGCTATTGCTTCTTCCGTCGAATGGCTGATAGCCAGCCAGCTCGTTGCCGGTATTGCATCCGGCGTCGCGATTCCGGCGATTTACACCACCGCTGCTGCTATCGCTCCCAAGGGATTGGAAAATAAAACCACTGGCGTTGTTCTTACCGGCTGGACATTAAGCCTTGTCGCCGGCGTTTCACTCGCGTCGATTCTGGCAGAACAGTTTCACTGGCGTGTCGTTTATCTGGGGATCGGCGCGCTTGCCGTTTTGGCTATCGTCATCCTTTCCCGTCTGAGTAATCAGGATGAAAATATCACGCGAGCCTCATCATCACCGCTTGCGGCACTGAGCGTGCCCGGCGTGAAATCGCTATTGGCTGCGTGTGGCGGGTTCATGACCGCCTTTTATGGGGCTTACGGCTATCTGGGGGACTATCTGTATAGTGAACTGCATCAACCGCTCAGTGCTAACGGCCTGATTGCGCTTTGCTACGGTATCGGTTTTGGCTCAGCGGCTTTTCTGGATTCGATGATAAGCAAAGTAAACCCTAAAGTGGCAATGCCATCCTCATTCCTGACAGTCGCCACGGTGTATCTCATTTTTGCCCTGTCAGGAAATAGCCTGCCAGTTATCTGCATTCTGATGCTTTTTCTTGGCACCGCTAACCACCTGTGCGTGAATTTACTGATCACTGGACTAAACACAACCGATACGTCGAAACGCGGTGCAATTATGGGGCTTAACAGCGCGGTTACCTATTTAGCCGTCTTTATCGGGAATACGCTTTTTGGTGCACTCTACCTACATTGGGGTTATACAACGGTGCTATATGCGGCGGTAGGTTTTGTGGTGATGTCCATCCTGTTCACCGTACAAATTCGAACGACCAGAAAGCGCTGA